The genomic window attttggtattcataataatcctgaaattctttatttatgttgttgttattagcattgttattattcatataatattcctttttacAACTTGCATTATTTGTGTTTATATCTCTATCTTTGATATGATGTTCCTTTAGAGCagataaatgtattttctgATTATTCTCTGTAGAATGATTCATGTTTGGTAAACGATTATCAAATATCTGTTCTTCAATATAGAGACTaggaattttattttcctgcTGAAGCATAGGAAATTGAGTTCCgtaagatatttttttatcaggtttaaaacaaaattgtgGAACATCGTAAGGTAAAGGTATATTCACATGGATATCCTTCGGGGGTCCAACAGGCGTAGGCACATAAATTGGTATCTCTATTTCGACATCTTCAATTTCAGGTACCTCGTGAATTTTTTCGATTATTTCTGTATATGATTTATGGACAATATGCTCCTGTTCAATATCAATATATTCTATTGGACCTGGTACATGCCTAATTTTTTCAACttctcttatttttaatttgggAACTATTCTAACTTGTTCTACTGGAATATCCACTACTTTTAAAGAATCAACAAATCTTGTTATTTCACGGACTTCCGGGATTTCGACAATCTTAGGAATTTTGTGAAAAACTGGTACGTCaacatttttatgaacatgatttaatttaaatCTTGGTACATCGAAAAATGAAGGTGGACGAATGCATTCTTTTGTAATCATAGGGTCCCAGTGGAATACTTTTCCAACATTTCTGTTGTAAATTGGATTATctgaattataattaaatacattaaaagGGGAATCAACTGGTCTGGATTTTTTTAATCTCGAATTTTCACAATATAATTCCATTgtatatagtattatttgctactttatttttacttaatggttgacaaaaatttagaaagaattaaaatataacggATAACA from Plasmodium malariae genome assembly, chromosome: 13 includes these protein-coding regions:
- the IMC1l gene encoding inner membrane complex protein 1l, putative, whose protein sequence is MELYCENSRLKKSRPVDSPFNVFNYNSDNPIYNRNVGKVFHWDPMITKECIRPPSFFDVPRFKLNHVHKNVDVPVFHKIPKIVEIPEVREITRFVDSLKVVDIPVEQVRIVPKLKIREVEKIRHVPGPIEYIDIEQEHIVHKSYTEIIEKIHEVPEIEDVEIEIPIYVPTPVGPPKDIHVNIPLPYDVPQFCFKPDKKISYGTQFPMLQQENKIPSLYIEEQIFDNRLPNMNHSTENNQKIHLSALKEHHIKDRDINTNNASCKKEYYMNNNNANNNNINKEFQDYYEYQNNNSPKEDETYNKIYGNNYGYNSKNEDDTNNENYNNSSYPLEKYYYSYSAYNDHKGINNENSYYEDNKNYIYDNDFSDDNSHNSNRVTELIVKQRK